A single window of Thalassomonas viridans DNA harbors:
- a CDS encoding diguanylate cyclase, producing the protein MFTRFFWLCLACALFPVFAAAANDDGRERSAPNFGEYHFWHGALADAPTEITAALEAKFTWQKASLENHVLPLSPGGNWLAFQLENQGEKPEIYYLTLVNSFAVNDAKLYLQHNSSAPVPVALTLSADHKRSATLALPPQGETSLYLFIGSEDEVTLPFMLVAEQESRQARQETFFTQGLALGGIAALVCALLLVFVAGGNRQSLFLSGYFLCQLLLLSVLQGRNLAYYFPGMPVFIGLELPLLSLLSAILLILFCQSLFVFKEDEQVFSKVLKWLVICMSICLLPTVIFTGPVNLVITLVLSLLVSLLLLALALYLRQKNYRHATLFALVVAVPLVCNLFSFAGLGDYSRGLLSGNAALYTGAAGLQAALIVFLFGRQFHYKQQDIRASQQEALARARTSEQAREELLALQEENQEQLEIRVQERTLELNIALQELESANRELAKKNTIDELSGLFNRRHYDKKILAEYRRSKRNLTPLSIVLIDIDHFKKVNDNYGHLAGDQCIVWVANHIKQSLKRSADIGCRYGGEEFCLILPDTEPLGAYALAETLRLAIAERPMVFENKEIPLTVSCGISTYRQQADVLPEQIFAAADKALYNAKDGGRNQVQQQVYIDPLISESSHE; encoded by the coding sequence ATGTTTACCCGGTTTTTTTGGCTTTGCCTGGCGTGTGCGCTGTTTCCCGTTTTCGCCGCTGCGGCAAATGATGATGGCCGGGAAAGAAGTGCGCCGAATTTCGGAGAATATCATTTCTGGCATGGCGCCCTTGCCGATGCACCCACAGAAATAACCGCCGCCCTGGAGGCGAAATTTACCTGGCAAAAAGCATCGCTGGAAAACCATGTATTGCCATTAAGTCCGGGCGGTAACTGGCTGGCTTTTCAGCTGGAAAATCAAGGCGAAAAGCCTGAAATATATTATCTGACCCTGGTCAACAGTTTCGCCGTCAATGATGCTAAATTGTATTTACAGCATAATAGCTCGGCTCCGGTTCCTGTTGCGCTGACCTTAAGTGCAGATCATAAGCGAAGCGCCACATTGGCACTGCCGCCGCAAGGCGAAACAAGCCTTTATCTTTTTATCGGCAGCGAAGATGAAGTCACCCTACCCTTTATGCTGGTTGCAGAGCAAGAGTCCCGGCAAGCCCGTCAAGAGACGTTTTTTACCCAGGGATTGGCCTTGGGCGGCATAGCAGCTTTGGTGTGCGCCCTGCTGTTGGTTTTTGTGGCTGGCGGCAACCGGCAAAGCCTATTCTTGTCCGGTTATTTTCTGTGCCAGTTGCTGCTGTTGTCTGTATTGCAGGGCAGGAACTTAGCCTATTACTTTCCCGGGATGCCGGTATTTATTGGTCTGGAGTTACCGCTATTGTCGCTGTTGTCGGCGATCTTGCTGATACTTTTCTGCCAGAGTCTGTTTGTTTTTAAAGAAGATGAACAGGTTTTTTCTAAGGTTTTGAAGTGGCTGGTAATATGCATGTCCATATGCCTGTTGCCGACCGTGATATTTACCGGTCCGGTTAACCTGGTTATCACCCTAGTGCTCTCGCTCCTGGTTTCCCTGCTGTTGCTGGCGCTTGCCTTGTATCTGAGGCAAAAAAATTACCGTCATGCTACCCTGTTCGCTTTAGTGGTTGCCGTGCCTCTCGTGTGCAACCTGTTTAGTTTTGCCGGTCTGGGAGATTACAGCCGGGGGCTCCTGTCAGGCAATGCCGCTTTATATACGGGGGCAGCCGGGTTACAGGCGGCCCTGATTGTATTCTTGTTCGGCCGCCAGTTTCATTACAAACAGCAGGATATCCGGGCATCACAGCAGGAGGCGTTGGCCAGGGCCCGGACGTCAGAGCAGGCCCGGGAGGAGCTGCTGGCATTGCAGGAGGAAAATCAGGAGCAGCTGGAGATACGGGTGCAGGAGCGCACGTTAGAGCTCAATATTGCCCTGCAGGAGCTGGAAAGCGCCAACCGCGAATTGGCGAAGAAGAATACCATAGATGAGCTGTCCGGCTTATTTAACCGGCGTCACTACGACAAGAAGATCCTGGCGGAATACCGCCGTAGCAAGCGTAATTTAACGCCGCTGAGCATAGTGCTTATCGATATAGATCATTTTAAAAAGGTCAATGATAACTACGGCCACCTGGCGGGTGATCAGTGTATCGTCTGGGTGGCCAATCATATCAAACAGAGTTTGAAAAGAAGTGCGGATATCGGCTGCCGTTACGGCGGCGAAGAGTTTTGCCTGATTTTACCCGATACCGAACCCCTGGGGGCATATGCGCTGGCGGAAACCCTGCGCCTGGCGATAGCTGAGCGCCCTATGGTTTTTGAAAATAAAGAAATTCCGCTGACGGTGAGCTGTGGCATCAGCACCTACCGCCAGCAGGCAGATGTCCTGCCGGAACAGATTTTTGCCGCCGCCGACAAGGCCTTATATAACGCCAAAGACGGCGGCCGCAACCAGGTACAACAACAAGTTTATATCGATCCTTTAATTTCGGAGTCGTCCCATGAATAA
- the hemB gene encoding porphobilinogen synthase, protein MNNAFGQYPARRMRRMRADDFSRRLMAEHQLTVNDLIYPVFVLEGENQRESVDSMPGVERKSIDLLLEEAQELVELGIPAVAIFPVTPGEKKSLMAEEAYNPDGLAQRTVRALKAQFPQLGVITDVALDPFTTHGQDGIIDDDGYVLNEVTKDILVKQALSHAEAGADVVAPSDMMDGRIGAIRETLEAQGFVNTRILAYSAKYASNYYGPFRDAVGSAGNIKGGNKHSYQMDPANSDEALHEIAQDIHEGADMVMVKPGMPYLDIVRRVKDNFKVPTYAYQVSGEYAMHMAAIQNGWLAEKPCVMEGLLAFKRAGADGILTYFAKQAARWIREEQSN, encoded by the coding sequence ATGAATAATGCTTTTGGTCAATATCCAGCCCGCCGCATGCGCCGCATGAGGGCGGATGATTTTTCCCGCCGCCTGATGGCTGAACATCAGTTAACGGTTAATGATCTGATTTATCCCGTGTTTGTATTGGAAGGAGAAAATCAGCGGGAGTCCGTTGATTCCATGCCGGGAGTGGAGCGGAAAAGTATCGACCTGTTACTGGAAGAAGCACAGGAGCTGGTGGAATTAGGCATTCCGGCGGTGGCTATTTTCCCGGTCACCCCGGGGGAGAAAAAGTCCCTGATGGCGGAAGAAGCCTATAACCCAGATGGCCTGGCGCAGCGTACCGTCAGGGCGTTGAAGGCGCAGTTTCCCCAGTTGGGGGTGATCACGGATGTTGCCCTGGATCCCTTTACCACCCACGGTCAGGACGGCATCATAGACGATGACGGTTATGTGCTTAATGAGGTCACCAAAGATATTTTGGTTAAACAGGCGCTGTCCCATGCCGAGGCCGGGGCCGATGTGGTGGCGCCGTCGGATATGATGGACGGGCGTATCGGCGCCATCCGGGAAACCCTGGAAGCGCAAGGTTTTGTCAATACCCGCATCCTGGCCTACTCCGCCAAATATGCTTCCAATTATTATGGCCCGTTTCGGGATGCGGTCGGCTCAGCCGGCAATATCAAGGGAGGCAACAAGCATTCTTACCAGATGGATCCTGCCAACAGCGATGAAGCCCTGCATGAAATCGCCCAGGATATTCACGAAGGGGCGGATATGGTGATGGTAAAACCCGGCATGCCTTACCTTGATATCGTGCGCCGGGTCAAAGACAATTTTAAGGTGCCTACCTATGCCTACCAGGTCAGCGGCGAATATGCCATGCATATGGCGGCCATCCAAAACGGCTGGCTGGCGGAAAAGCCTTGTGTGATGGAAGGTTTGCTGGCCTTTAAACGTGCCGGCGCCGACGGTATTTTAACCTATTTTGCCAAGCAGGCAGCCCGCTGGATCAGGGAAGAGCAGTCAAATTAA
- the rhlB gene encoding ATP-dependent RNA helicase RhlB, with product MKKTHLTEIKFTDLQLNEKVVTGLEAMGFQNCTSIQAKSLPILLKGKDLAGQAQTGEGKTIAFLAATFHHLLQKPAPDHNQPRALIMAPTRELAIQIHRDAISMAKSTGLRLGIVYGGEGYESQREELAKGVDILIGTCGRLIDYLKQGIYNLNHIEAVVLDEADRMFDLGFIKDIRYMFRRMPPASERLSMLFSATLSFRVKELAFEHMNSPESVEVEPEQKTNVRITEELFYPSNEDKMALLQTLIEEEWPDKAIIFANTKHSCEKIHAHLAADKIRVGLLTGDVIQKKRLKILEGFTAGHLDVLVATDVAARGLHIPNVTHVFNYDLPDDFEDYVHRIGRTGRAGATGHAISFACEDYVFNLPAIEEYIDHALPVSKYDPDALLTDLPKPKPRQRRHKPHGSGQNRGRKPRGHRS from the coding sequence ATGAAAAAAACACATTTAACTGAAATCAAATTCACCGATTTGCAACTTAATGAAAAAGTTGTGACCGGACTGGAAGCCATGGGCTTTCAAAATTGCACCTCGATCCAGGCAAAATCTCTCCCGATCTTACTCAAGGGAAAAGATCTTGCCGGCCAGGCCCAGACAGGGGAAGGAAAAACGATAGCGTTTTTAGCCGCCACTTTCCATCACCTGCTGCAAAAGCCTGCTCCGGACCATAACCAGCCAAGGGCGTTAATTATGGCGCCGACCCGCGAATTGGCAATACAAATTCACCGGGATGCCATCTCTATGGCCAAAAGCACAGGATTGCGCCTTGGCATAGTATATGGGGGCGAGGGTTACGAAAGTCAACGGGAAGAATTAGCCAAAGGCGTAGATATTTTAATCGGCACCTGTGGCCGGCTGATCGACTACCTCAAACAAGGAATTTATAACCTTAACCATATCGAAGCCGTAGTGCTTGATGAAGCGGATCGCATGTTTGATCTCGGCTTTATCAAAGATATACGTTATATGTTCCGCAGAATGCCACCGGCCAGCGAACGCCTGAGCATGTTATTTTCCGCCACCCTTTCTTTCAGGGTCAAGGAACTTGCTTTTGAACACATGAACTCGCCGGAAAGCGTCGAAGTCGAACCCGAACAGAAAACCAATGTCCGTATCACGGAAGAGCTGTTTTATCCCTCCAACGAAGATAAGATGGCATTACTGCAAACCCTGATAGAAGAAGAATGGCCGGATAAAGCCATTATTTTTGCCAATACCAAACACAGCTGTGAAAAAATCCACGCCCATTTAGCCGCCGATAAGATCCGCGTCGGCTTATTAACCGGCGATGTGATACAGAAAAAACGCCTGAAAATCCTTGAAGGCTTTACCGCCGGCCACCTGGATGTGCTGGTCGCCACAGATGTCGCCGCCCGGGGACTGCATATCCCCAATGTCACCCATGTATTTAACTATGACCTGCCCGACGACTTTGAAGATTATGTCCACCGCATCGGCCGCACCGGTCGTGCCGGCGCCACCGGCCACGCCATCAGTTTTGCCTGTGAGGACTATGTTTTCAACCTGCCGGCAATTGAAGAATATATAGATCATGCCCTGCCGGTAAGCAAATACGACCCGGACGCCCTGCTCACGGACTTGCCTAAACCTAAGCCGAGGCAACGCCGGCACAAACCGCACGGCAGCGGGCAAAACCGGGGCCGCAAACCCAGGGGTCACAGGTCCTGA
- the trxA gene encoding thioredoxin TrxA: MSDKIVQLSDDSFEADVLNASSPVLVDFWAEWCGPCKMIAPLLNEIADEYDGKLVVGKLNIDQNADTPPKYGIRGIPTLLLFKDGQVADTKVGALSKTQLKEFLDKNL; the protein is encoded by the coding sequence ATGAGCGATAAAATTGTTCAGTTGTCAGATGACAGTTTTGAAGCAGATGTTCTGAACGCATCTAGCCCGGTATTAGTAGATTTTTGGGCTGAGTGGTGTGGACCATGTAAAATGATCGCGCCTTTACTAAACGAAATTGCCGATGAATATGACGGCAAGCTTGTTGTCGGTAAATTAAACATAGACCAGAATGCAGATACCCCGCCTAAATACGGCATCCGCGGTATCCCGACATTATTGTTGTTTAAAGACGGCCAGGTAGCTGACACTAAAGTGGGTGCCCTGTCCAAGACTCAATTAAAAGAGTTTTTAGACAAAAATTTATAA
- the rho gene encoding transcription termination factor Rho, which translates to MNLTELKEKSVSELVELAESMKLEHLARTRKQDIIFAILKAHAKSGEDIFGGGVLEILQDGFGFLRSADSSYLAGPDDIYVSPSQIRRFSMRTGDTIQGKIRPPKDGERYFALLKVNEVNFDKPENSRNKILFENLTPIHANERVVMERGNGSTEDITARVLDLASPIGKGQRGLIVAPPKAGKTLLLQNIAQSIAYNNPDCELMVLLIDERPEEVTEMQRLVQGEVVASTFDEPASRHVQVAEMVIEKAKRLVEHKKDVVILLDSITRLARAYNTVIPSSGKILTGGVDANALHRPKRFFGAARNIEEGGSLTIIATALIETGSKMDEVIYEEFKGTGNMELHLSRKIAEKRVFPAIHFNRSGTRREELLTKPDELQKMWILRKIVHEMGEIDAMEFMIDKLAMTKTNNEFFDSMKRK; encoded by the coding sequence ATGAATCTTACCGAACTTAAAGAAAAATCCGTTAGCGAATTGGTAGAACTCGCTGAATCCATGAAGCTTGAACACCTTGCCAGGACCCGCAAGCAAGACATTATCTTTGCCATCTTAAAGGCGCACGCCAAAAGCGGTGAAGACATCTTCGGCGGCGGTGTATTAGAAATCCTGCAAGACGGCTTCGGATTCCTGCGTTCGGCAGACTCTTCTTATTTGGCCGGGCCCGATGATATCTATGTATCGCCGAGCCAGATCAGACGTTTCAGTATGCGTACCGGTGATACTATACAAGGGAAAATTCGTCCGCCTAAAGACGGCGAACGTTACTTTGCCCTGTTAAAGGTCAATGAAGTTAACTTTGACAAGCCGGAAAATTCCCGCAATAAGATCTTATTCGAAAACTTAACCCCTATCCATGCCAATGAACGTGTCGTGATGGAGCGTGGTAACGGTTCCACCGAAGATATTACCGCCCGGGTACTGGATTTAGCTTCGCCTATAGGTAAAGGCCAGCGTGGTTTGATTGTGGCGCCGCCAAAAGCCGGTAAAACCCTATTACTGCAAAACATTGCCCAGAGCATTGCCTACAATAACCCGGATTGTGAACTTATGGTGTTATTGATCGACGAGCGTCCGGAAGAAGTAACCGAGATGCAGCGTCTGGTACAGGGTGAAGTGGTGGCTTCTACCTTTGATGAACCCGCCAGCCGTCACGTCCAGGTTGCCGAAATGGTGATTGAAAAGGCGAAACGCCTGGTAGAACATAAGAAAGACGTGGTTATCCTGCTCGACTCCATCACACGTCTGGCCCGTGCCTATAATACAGTGATCCCTTCATCGGGTAAAATCCTTACCGGTGGTGTTGATGCCAATGCCCTGCACCGTCCTAAGCGTTTCTTCGGTGCCGCCCGTAATATTGAAGAAGGCGGCAGCCTGACCATAATCGCCACGGCCCTGATCGAAACCGGCTCTAAGATGGATGAAGTTATCTACGAAGAGTTTAAAGGTACGGGTAATATGGAATTGCATCTGTCCCGTAAGATCGCCGAGAAACGCGTCTTCCCGGCCATCCACTTCAACCGCAGCGGTACTCGTCGCGAAGAGTTGCTGACCAAGCCGGATGAACTGCAGAAGATGTGGATCCTGCGTAAAATCGTGCATGAAATGGGCGAGATCGACGCCATGGAATTTATGATAGATAAGCTGGCCATGACCAAAACCAATAATGAATTTTTTGATTCAATGAAGCGTAAATAA
- the ubiD gene encoding 4-hydroxy-3-polyprenylbenzoate decarboxylase: protein MKYSDLRDFIHQLEKLGQLKRISQPVSTNLTMTEISDRTLRAGGPALLFENPVGYDIPVLTNLFGTPERVALAMGQTDVSALRDVGKLLAMLKEPEPPKGFRDALDKLPVYKQVLNMPAKVLKKAPCQQQVLSGDEVDLTKLPIQTCWPGDVAPLITWGLTVTKGPHKERQNLGIYRQQLLGPNKVIMRWLSHRGGALDFLEWKKQHPGEKFPVSVALGADPATILGAVTPVPDTLSEYAFAGLLRGSKTEVVKCVSNELEVPASAEIVLEGYIDPEEMAPEGPYGDHTGYYNEVDDFPVFTVTHITMRKDPVYHSTYTGRPPDEPAILGVALNEVFVPILQKQFPEIVDFYLPPEGCSYRLAVVTMKKQYPGHAKRVMMGVWSFLRQFMYTKFVIVCDDDVNARDWQDVIWAMTTRMDPSRDTTMIENTPIDYLDFASPVSGLGSKMGMDATNKWPGETDREWGIPIVMDEAVKKEVDELWDELDIL, encoded by the coding sequence ATGAAATACAGTGATTTAAGAGACTTTATCCACCAGCTGGAAAAGCTGGGCCAGTTAAAGCGTATTAGCCAGCCGGTTTCCACTAACCTGACCATGACTGAAATCAGTGACCGTACCTTGCGTGCCGGCGGTCCGGCGCTGCTTTTCGAGAATCCGGTTGGTTATGATATTCCGGTATTAACGAATTTGTTTGGCACGCCGGAGCGGGTGGCGCTGGCGATGGGGCAAACCGATGTCAGCGCCTTGAGGGATGTGGGCAAGTTACTGGCTATGCTGAAAGAGCCTGAGCCGCCGAAGGGTTTCCGCGATGCCCTGGATAAGCTGCCTGTGTATAAACAGGTACTGAATATGCCGGCCAAAGTGCTGAAAAAGGCCCCTTGCCAGCAGCAGGTCTTATCCGGAGATGAGGTGGATTTAACTAAGCTGCCGATCCAGACCTGCTGGCCGGGAGATGTGGCGCCGCTGATCACCTGGGGATTAACCGTGACCAAAGGCCCGCATAAGGAGCGCCAGAACCTGGGCATATACCGCCAGCAACTTTTGGGGCCGAACAAAGTCATTATGCGCTGGTTATCCCACCGCGGCGGCGCCCTGGATTTTCTGGAATGGAAAAAACAGCATCCGGGAGAAAAGTTCCCGGTCTCTGTGGCGCTGGGGGCGGATCCCGCCACCATTTTAGGGGCGGTTACCCCGGTGCCGGATACCTTGTCGGAATATGCCTTTGCCGGCTTATTGCGGGGCAGTAAAACCGAAGTGGTGAAATGCGTCAGCAATGAACTGGAAGTACCGGCCTCGGCGGAAATCGTGCTGGAAGGTTATATCGACCCGGAAGAAATGGCGCCGGAAGGCCCGTACGGCGATCATACCGGTTATTACAACGAAGTGGACGATTTCCCTGTGTTTACCGTCACCCATATCACCATGCGTAAAGACCCGGTTTACCACAGCACTTATACCGGACGTCCGCCGGATGAGCCGGCCATTTTAGGGGTGGCGTTAAATGAAGTGTTTGTGCCTATTTTGCAGAAACAGTTTCCGGAAATCGTGGATTTTTACCTGCCGCCGGAAGGTTGTTCGTACCGTTTGGCCGTGGTTACCATGAAAAAACAATATCCCGGCCATGCCAAGCGGGTTATGATGGGGGTTTGGTCTTTCCTGCGGCAATTTATGTATACCAAGTTCGTGATTGTCTGCGACGATGACGTTAATGCCAGAGACTGGCAGGATGTGATCTGGGCGATGACCACACGTATGGATCCCAGCCGGGATACCACCATGATAGAGAATACCCCGATCGACTACCTGGATTTTGCTTCGCCGGTATCCGGCCTGGGGTCAAAAATGGGGATGGATGCCACCAACAAATGGCCCGGGGAAACCGACCGGGAATGGGGCATACCTATTGTGATGGATGAAGCGGTTAAAAAAGAGGTGGATGAACTTTGGGATGAGCTGGATATTCTCTGA
- the fre gene encoding NAD(P)H-flavin reductase yields MNAIECQVHLLEPLTANVYKVLLKPEKSIDFLPGQYLNFVMSAEDKRPFSIASAPGDEFIELQIGAFGADSYPMQVIERLQASDRVTVEMPLGNAQLRTDSERPLLLLAGGTGFSYIKSMFEYLAARGSDRPMIVYWGLREPSACYELEKTKQTIARLANASFIPVVENPTPEWQGKTGLVHEVVMQDIVSFEPYDIYLAGRFDMVGRIRQDFVEQGALLEHMYADAFAFI; encoded by the coding sequence ATGAATGCGATAGAGTGTCAGGTACATTTGTTGGAACCCTTAACAGCCAATGTCTATAAGGTTTTGTTAAAGCCTGAAAAATCAATTGATTTTTTACCCGGACAATATTTGAATTTTGTTATGAGCGCCGAAGACAAACGTCCTTTTTCCATTGCCAGCGCCCCGGGAGACGAATTTATCGAATTGCAGATAGGGGCTTTTGGTGCAGACAGCTATCCGATGCAGGTGATAGAGCGCTTGCAGGCCAGCGACAGGGTTACCGTGGAAATGCCGCTGGGTAACGCCCAGCTGCGCACCGACAGTGAACGTCCGTTACTCTTGCTGGCCGGCGGTACCGGTTTTTCTTATATCAAGTCTATGTTTGAATACCTGGCGGCCCGGGGTTCCGACCGTCCTATGATAGTTTACTGGGGGCTGAGAGAGCCAAGCGCCTGTTATGAATTGGAAAAAACCAAACAGACCATAGCCAGGCTGGCCAATGCCAGTTTTATTCCCGTGGTGGAAAACCCGACGCCGGAGTGGCAGGGTAAAACCGGCCTGGTACACGAAGTGGTGATGCAGGATATCGTCAGTTTCGAACCTTATGATATCTACCTGGCCGGCCGTTTTGATATGGTGGGTCGCATCCGGCAGGACTTTGTCGAGCAGGGCGCCTTATTAGAGCATATGTATGCCGACGCTTTTGCCTTTATTTAA
- a CDS encoding heme biosynthesis HemY N-terminal domain-containing protein — protein sequence MKRIILILCLVLLAVLIAIAVGPMLIDGKGYITVVTGDTAYQTTILSAVYLLTALFLVLLAVLFLLRGGLRFSLGGWHKLTRASQRRALRDFNKGITAYIIDDYSQAEQLLGKSAQLPQFEQTAYLLAASAADKQDSGSSHYLERVTTDKDFIKNAGLEGVLVKVKLFIRQQAYDKARELIDTYHKYIGHDARLLALETDLCLIEQRFEAAIEHLKAARKQKTITRERISAWEHEAFTGMFKQTISQSDQNALFAYWKKIPRKIQQSEPVLLAYCRILAENQLNQALTEILLPVLKKDPGQQLLRAFQTLPVHQGDALIAQVQKQLSKHPQEAKWLSYLGHLAANTGQWQMSERAFNSLLSLEESRYDASDLEALAYVLSRQEKFEQANKMLMRRLKHQPPALQAY from the coding sequence ATGAAGCGCATCATCCTGATATTATGCCTGGTCCTGCTGGCTGTCCTTATCGCCATTGCCGTCGGCCCCATGCTGATCGACGGTAAAGGTTATATCACTGTGGTTACCGGCGATACCGCCTACCAGACCACCATCTTATCGGCGGTTTACCTGTTAACGGCGCTGTTTCTGGTATTGCTGGCCGTCCTTTTTCTCTTGCGCGGCGGCCTGAGGTTCAGCCTGGGGGGCTGGCACAAGCTGACACGGGCAAGCCAGCGCCGGGCGTTAAGGGATTTCAACAAGGGCATTACCGCTTATATTATCGACGACTACAGCCAGGCAGAACAATTGCTGGGTAAAAGCGCCCAGCTGCCGCAATTTGAACAAACCGCCTATTTACTGGCGGCATCCGCGGCTGACAAACAGGACTCGGGCAGCAGCCATTACCTGGAGCGCGTAACCACAGACAAAGATTTCATCAAAAATGCCGGACTGGAAGGGGTACTGGTCAAGGTAAAACTATTTATCCGGCAGCAGGCATACGACAAGGCCCGGGAGCTGATCGATACCTACCATAAATATATCGGCCATGATGCCAGGCTGCTGGCGCTGGAAACAGATCTGTGCCTAATTGAGCAAAGGTTTGAAGCCGCGATCGAACACCTGAAGGCGGCGCGCAAGCAAAAAACCATCACCCGGGAGAGAATCAGTGCCTGGGAGCATGAAGCATTCACCGGCATGTTTAAACAAACCATCAGCCAGTCGGATCAAAACGCCCTGTTCGCCTACTGGAAAAAAATCCCCCGTAAAATCCAGCAAAGTGAGCCGGTATTGCTTGCCTATTGCCGGATATTGGCTGAAAACCAGCTTAACCAGGCCCTGACGGAGATACTATTGCCGGTACTGAAAAAAGATCCCGGCCAGCAGCTGCTGCGTGCCTTCCAGACCCTGCCGGTACACCAGGGAGACGCCCTGATCGCCCAGGTACAAAAACAGCTGAGCAAGCACCCGCAGGAAGCCAAATGGTTAAGTTATCTGGGACACCTGGCAGCAAACACCGGGCAATGGCAAATGTCGGAGCGCGCCTTTAACAGCCTGCTGTCGCTGGAAGAAAGCCGCTACGATGCTTCAGATCTGGAAGCCCTGGCATATGTCTTAAGCAGGCAGGAGAAATTTGAACAGGCGAATAAGATGTTAATGCGCAGGTTAAAACACCAGCCGCCGGCTCTGCAGGCATACTGA
- a CDS encoding uroporphyrinogen-III C-methyltransferase, with the protein MTEQKQPEDTVQKSTSTPEKPAVSAKAEKTPPGSASGQKVPAKMKKSPETLKIPVSKTGVLALVLALLACTSSAGWYYWHNQQQAQQQQQTQQTLTQQLETRLNAAEQQLNDLLQAREKQLTERFNRQIKQLQSRNEQQVSQLNQNIKGLQQEQPGNWLFNEVEYLIRMASRTLWLEQDKDTAISLLTDAEQRLSQTKNPELLPVRRLIFQDIETLKLLPQQQSAEVVLSLMGLGKQLDSLVLARPYRAENQAQEENLSLTSDPADWRENLSKVWQKFRANYIITSRPRTQGDDPLLSPEHQQNLRQNLALKLQLAIWAASQGESALYRQALDDIRLWLTQYYETDNKTNQAFIAAVEELKPATLTVNYPEKLVSLAAIRKVIEQAGSNKAAPRQAHGQLTPAGAQQGGDSL; encoded by the coding sequence ATGACTGAACAAAAACAACCGGAAGATACTGTTCAGAAAAGCACAAGCACCCCGGAAAAGCCGGCCGTGTCGGCGAAAGCCGAAAAAACACCGCCGGGCAGCGCCAGCGGGCAAAAAGTCCCGGCTAAGATGAAAAAAAGTCCTGAAACCCTAAAGATCCCGGTATCAAAAACCGGCGTACTGGCGCTGGTGCTGGCGCTGCTTGCCTGTACCAGCAGTGCCGGCTGGTACTACTGGCACAATCAGCAGCAGGCGCAGCAACAGCAGCAAACGCAACAGACACTGACACAACAGCTGGAGACCAGGTTAAACGCCGCCGAGCAGCAACTGAACGATTTGCTCCAGGCCCGGGAAAAACAGCTGACCGAACGCTTTAACCGGCAAATAAAACAGCTGCAAAGCCGCAACGAACAACAAGTGTCGCAGTTAAACCAGAACATTAAGGGACTGCAGCAGGAGCAGCCGGGCAACTGGCTGTTCAATGAAGTGGAGTATTTGATCCGCATGGCCTCGCGCACCCTGTGGCTGGAGCAGGACAAAGATACCGCCATCAGTTTATTAACCGATGCGGAACAACGCCTGAGCCAGACAAAAAACCCTGAGTTGTTACCGGTACGCCGGCTCATCTTCCAGGACATAGAAACCCTGAAACTGCTGCCGCAACAGCAAAGTGCCGAAGTGGTTTTATCCCTGATGGGGCTGGGTAAACAGCTGGACAGCCTGGTGCTGGCACGCCCCTATCGGGCAGAAAACCAGGCTCAGGAAGAAAACCTGAGCCTGACCTCAGATCCCGCGGACTGGCGGGAAAACCTGAGCAAGGTTTGGCAAAAATTCAGGGCCAACTATATTATTACCAGCCGCCCGCGCACCCAGGGAGACGACCCCCTGCTGTCGCCCGAACACCAGCAGAATTTACGGCAAAACCTGGCACTGAAACTCCAGCTGGCCATCTGGGCCGCCAGCCAGGGGGAAAGTGCCCTATACCGCCAGGCGCTGGATGATATCCGCTTATGGCTCACCCAATATTATGAAACGGACAATAAAACCAACCAGGCCTTTATCGCGGCGGTAGAAGAATTAAAACCCGCCACCCTGACGGTAAATTATCCCGAAAAACTGGTGTCCCTGGCGGCAATACGCAAAGTGATAGAGCAGGCCGGTAGCAACAAAGCCGCTCCACGGCAGGCGCACGGCCAGCTTACACCGGCCGGGGCACAACAAGGCGGGGATAGCTTATGA